In Streptomyces sp. 71268, the DNA window GACGCCGTCCATGTCGGGCAGGCCCAGGTCCAGGACGATGACGTCGGGGTGGCGGGCGGCGGCCAGTTGCAGGGCCGTCGCGCCGTCGGGGGCGGCGTCGACCTCGTACTTGCGCGCCTTCAGGTTGATGACCAGGGCGCGCACGATCTGCGGCTCGTCGTCGACGACGAGCACCCGACCGGGGGTCCGGGGTTGCCCCTCGGAGGAGCTCAGCATGGTGCCTGCCTTTCTGGCCGGGTGCGTACGCGGGTACGCACGGAGCGCGTGCGGGTCATGAGGTGACCTGGGCCGGGAGGTCGGGGACGGCCGGCGGGCGGCCGGCGGCGGTGCTCAGGGTGAGGACCATGGTCATGCCGCCGCCCGGGGTGTCCTCGGCGGTCAGGGTGCCGCCCATCGCCTCGGCGAAGCCGCGCGCGACGGCGAGGCCGAGGCCCACGCCGGCGCCGCGCGGGACGTCGCCGTAGCGCTGGAAGGGCTCGAAGATGCGGTCCTTGGCGCTGTCGGGGACGCCGGGGCCGCGGTCGGCGACGCGCACCTCGACCCGGTTGCCCAGCGCGCTCGCCGCCACCAGGACGGGCTGGCCCGGCGGGCTGTACTTCACGGCGTTCTCGACGATGTTGGCGACGCTGCGCTCCAGGAGCCCCGGGTCGACGGCGACCATCGGCAACTCCTCGGGGATGTCCAGGGTCACGCTGCCCTCGGGTACGCCGCCGAGCGCCATCGGGACCACCTCGTCGAGGTCGATCTCGCGGATCAGCGGGGTGACGGTGCCGGTCTGGAGGCGCGACATGTCGAGCAGGTTGCCCACCAGGTGGTCGAGCCGGTCGGCGCCGTCCTCGATGCCGGCGAGCAGTTCCGCCTCGTCCTCGTCCGACCAGGCGACGTCGTCGGAGCGCAGCGAGGTCACCGCGGCCTTGATCCCGGCCAGCGGGGTGCGCAGGTCGTGGCTGACGGCGGCGAGCAGCGCGGTGCGGATGCGGTTGCCCTCGGCCAGCTCGCGCGCCTGCTCGGCCTCGCCCATCAGGCGCTGCCGGTCCAGGACGACGGCGGCCTGGGCGGCGAACGCGGCGAGCACGCGCCGGTCCTCGGCCGGCAGCACCCGGCCGTTGAGGGCCAGCGCCAGGTGGTCGCCCACGGGCATGTCCACGTCGGCGTCCTCGGGCCGCAACGGCACCCGGGCACCGGGGGCCGCGGCGCCCGGGGCCGGCGCGCCCTCGCGGGAGGGGTCCGCGCCCTCGCGGGTGGCGGCCGGCTCGTCGTCGGCGGTGGGCGCGGCCGGGGTGGCGGCGCTGCCCGCGCAGGTCCACGGGGCGGTGTCGGACTCCCGTTCGAGGAGCGCCACCGACTCCATGCCGAAGGTCTCCCGCACCCGTTCCAGCAGGGCCTCCAGGCTGGTCTCCCCGCGCAGCACGCTGCCCGCGAGGTAGGACAGGATCTCGGACTCGGCCCGCAGTCTGGCCGCCTGGTGGGTGCGGCGGGCCGCCAGGTCCACCACGGAGGCCACCGCGACGGCCACCGCGAAGAAGATCACGATGGCGACGAGGTTCTTCGGGTCCTGCACGGTCAGGGTGTGCCTGGGCGGCGTGAAGTAGAAGTTGAGCAGCATCGAGCCGACGGCCGCCGAGGCCAGCGCGGGCAGCAGGCCACCGAGCAGCGCGGCCAGCACCGTCAGGAACAGGAACAGCAGCACGTCGTTGGCGAGCCCCGGGCCGTCGTGCAGGGCCGTGAGCAGCAGGGTGAGCAGCGCCGGTCCGCCGACGCCGGTGAGCCAGCCCGCCAGGATGCGGGACCGGCCGAGCCGCGCGCCCCGCGCCAGTGGCAGCCCGCGACCCTTGGCCACCTCGCTGTGGGTGACGATGTGCACGTCGAGGTCGGGCCCCGACTCGCGGGCGACGGTCGCGCCGACGCCGGGGCCGAAGACGTACTGCCACGTCTTGCGGCGGCTGGAGCCGAGCACGATCTGGGTGGCGTTGACGCCGCGCGCGAACTCCAGGAGGGCGCTCGGGACGTCCTCGCCGATCACGTGGTGGAAGGTGCCGCCGAGGTCCTCGACCAGGGTGCGCTGGACGGCCAGTTCCTTGGGCGAGGCGGAGGTCAGTCCGTCGCTGCGGGCTATGTAGACGGCGAGCACCTCGCTGCCCGAGCCCTTGGCCGCCATCCGGGAGGCCCGACGGATCAGCGTGCGGCCCTCGGGTCCGCCGGTCAGGCCCACCACGATGCGCTCGCGCGCCTGCCAGGTGGAGCGGATGCGGTGCTCGGAGCGGTACTGCTGGAGGTACTCGTCGACCCGGTCCGCGGTCCACAGCAGCGCCAGCTCGCGCAGGGCGGTCAGGTTCCCGGGGCGGAAGTAGTTGGACAGGGCCGCGTTGACCTTGTCGGGCGCGTAGATGTTGCCGTGCGCCATGCGGCGGCGCAGCGCCTGGGGCGACATGTCGACCAGTTCGATCTGGTCGGCGCGGCGCACGACCTCGTCGGGGACCGTCTCCCGTTGCCGCACGCCCGTTATCGACTCCACCACGTCACCCAGCGATTCCAGGTGCTGGATGTTGACGGCGGATATGACGTCGATGCCGGCCTGGAGCAGTTCCTCGACGTCCTGCCACCGCTTGGCGTTGCGCGAACCGGGCACGTTGGTGTGCGCGAGTTCGTCGACCAGCGCGACGGCCGGCCGCCTGGCGAGTACGGCGTCGACGTCCATCTCGGTGAACGTGGCGTCCCGGTAGGTGAGCTCACGACGGGGTACCGCCTCCAAGCCGTGCAGCATCACCTCGGTACGCGGCCGACCGTGGTCCTCGACGAAGCCCACCACGAGGTCCGTGCCGCGCTCGGCCCGCCGATGCCCCTCGGAGAGCATCGCGTACGTCTTGCCGACGCCCGGTGCCGCACCGAGGTAGATCCGAAGCTTGCCGCGTGCCATGTCCTCATTGTCTTTCGTGCCGCGCGCCGTACGGGCGCTCTGTTGACTCTACGACCAGCGAATCGGACAAACGTCGCGGACATCACCGCGCGGACCTGTCTTGATACGGCTCTGACGCCGCCCGACCGCCCGGCCCCGCCCGCCCCGCCGAGCGGTGTCGCGCGGGGTGTGGCCCGGGCTGTCGCCGGCCGGCTCGTAATCCACGCGACGGAGCGGCCGCGCCCTGCGAACATCGCCCGTATGGCAGACGTACGCGTGACACACACCTCGGGGCTGGACTCCACCGCGCTGGCGGCCGTGCGGGCCCTGCTCGACGACGCCTTCGACGGCGACTTCGACGACGCCGACTGGGACCACACGGTCGGCGGGATGCACGCCCTGCTGTGGGAGGGCAGCGAGTTGATCGCGCACGGCGCCGTGGTGCAGCGGCGGCTGCTGCACGGCGGCCGGGCGCTGCGCGCCGGGTACGTGGAGGGCGTGGCGGTGCGGGCCGACCGGCGCGGGGTCGGCAAGGGGACGGCCGTGATGGCGGCCCTGGGGCCGGTGCTGCGCGGCGGCTACGAGGTAGGCGCCCTGTCCGCGGCCGATGGCGCCGACATCTTCTACCAGCGGCTGGGCTGGCAGCGGTGGCAGGGCCGCACGTCGGTGCTCTCGCCCAGCGGCGTGCGGCGCACCGAGGAGGACGACGAGAGCACCTTCGTCCTGCCCCTCGGGGCGCCCCTGGACCTGTCCGGCGAGCTGACCTGCGACTGGCGCGAGGGGGACGTGTGGTGACCGGGTGCCCGTGACGGCGCCCCGGACCGCCGGGCGGGCCCGCGTACGGGGGTCGTGGGCCGCCCGGCCTCGGGCGGGCGGCGCCGGGGGGCCGAGTGGGCCTGGGCGGCCAGGCGGGTGCCAGGTGTCAGAACGGCCAGGCGGCCGGGTGTCAGCCGGTCTGGTTGCGGTCCTCGGTGATGTGCCCGTCGCTCAGCTCCAGGACCCGGTCGGCGAGGCCGAGCAGGTTGGCGTCGTGCGTGGCGACCAGGGCGGTGACGCCCTCGCTGCGCACCACCGCGCGCAGCAGCTCCATCACCGCGAGCCCGGTCTCCGCGTCCAACTGCCCGGTCGGCTCGTCCGCGATCAGCAGCGCCGGCCGGTTGGCCAGCGCGCGGGCGATGGCCACGCGCTGCTGCTGCCCACCGGACAGCTCGCCGGGCCGCTGCTCCGCGTGGTCGGCCAGGCCCACCAGGGACAGCAGCAGGGCGACCCGCTCCTCCCGCTCGGCCGCCGGCGCCTTGCGCAACCGCATCGGGACGCCGACGTTCTCGGCGGCGCTCAGGATCGGGATCAGGCCGAAGGACTGGAAGACGAAGCCGATCCGGTCCCGCCGCAACTGGAGCAGGCCGCTCTCGCCGAGGCCGACGACATCGGTGTCGTCCACGAGGATCTCGCCCGCGTCGGGGGTGTCGAGCCCGCCGATGAGGTTGAGCAGGGTGGTCTTCCCGGAGCCGGAGCGGCCCTTGAGCGCGACGAGTTCGCCGCGCGGGACGTCGAAGGAGACCCCGCGCAGCGCGTGAACGGCGGCCGGGCCGCTGCCGTAGGTCCGCCGCAGGTCCCGCACCCGCACCATGTCCGCCCGCTGTAGCGTCTGCTCGCTCATCGCCTGCCGCTCCCCTCCCGGCCCCCGGCCGGCCGTAACCGATCACGCCGACGCTACGTCACGCACCCCTGGTACGGACAGGCTCCGCGAGCCGCCGCTTCGGACGCGGCCTCGGGGCACGCGCCCGGCGGGCGGCGCACATGCTCGGCGGTCAGCCGGCCACCAGGACGTTCTCGCCCACGCGGCCGGCCAGGTAGTCCTCGATGTTGCCGGCGGTGGCGGCGATGATCTGGCGCACCGCGTCCCGGGTGAAGTACGCCTGGTGGGAGGTGATCAGCACGTTGCGGAAGGTCATGAGGCGGGCCAGCACGTCGTCGGGCATGGCCTCCATCGAGTGGTCGACGTAGAAGACCCCGGCCTCCTCCTCGTAGACGTCGAGCCCCACGCCGTCCAGCCGGCCCCGCTTCAACGTGTTCACCAGCGCCGGCGCGTCGATCAGCCCGCCCCGGCCGGTGTTGATCAGGATCGCCCCGTCCTTCATCCGGGCCAGCGCGGCCGCGTCCACCAGGTGGTGGGTCTCGGGCAGCAACGGCACGTGCAGGCTGATCAGGTCGGCCTCGGCGAACAGCCGCTCGCGGTCCACGTACGTCATGCCCAGGGCCCGGCACTCCGGGTTCTCGGCCACGTCCCAGCCGAGCAGGCGCATCCCGAAGCCGTGCGCGACGCGCGCGAAGGCCGTCCCGATCTGGCCGGTACCCAGCACCCCGGCGGTGCGGCCGTGGAAGTCCCAGCCCATCAGCCCCGTCAGCCGGAAGTCGAACTCCCGGGTGCGGCCCACGGCCCGCACCGTGCGGCGGTTGACGGCCAGCGCCAGCGCCCAGGCGAACTCGGCCACCGCGTACGGCGAGTAGTGCGCGACCCGTGCCACGGTCAGGCCCAGTTCGCGGGCGCGCGCCAGGTCGATGTTGTTGTAGCCGGTCGAGCGCTGGGTGATCAGCCGGGTGCCGCCGGCGGCCAGCGTGGTGAGCACGTCGGCGTCCAGGACGTCGTTGACGCCGCTGCTGACGATCTCGTGTCCCTCGGCCACCGCCGCCGTGTCCCGGCTGAGGAACGTCTCCAGGCACCGCACGCCGAGCCGGTCGCCCAACGCCGTCTCAAGGAGCGGCCGTTCGTCGGCCAGCACTCCAAAGGCCAGGACGTCCACAGGTGCCTCCCTCGCCGCTGGGACACGGACGCGTCGGCGCGGCGGTGCGCGGCCCCGGCCGGGGGGCGCGGCGTCCCGCCTGCCTCCCACAGGGTGGCATAGCACTTCAAATGTGGCGAAGCAGGGCACTGTGGTGGAGCCTGGAGGAGCGCGCGCCACGTGGTCTCGCTCGCGGTGGCGCGCCGGGCCATCGGACCCCCGGACGGGAAAGGGCGGCGCAGATGTCCGCGCAGCCGCTGACGGACGCGTCCGTCACGGAACTGGTCAGGGAGGCCACGGCGGCCCCGTCCCTGCACAACGCGCAACCCTGGCGCTTCGTCTACCGCACCACCGAGCGTCTCTTCGAGGTCCACCACGACCCGGAGCGGGCCATGCCACACCTGGACCCCGACGGCCGGGCCCAGCACCTGGGCTGCGGAGCGGCGCTGTTCAACCTGCGGGTCGCGCTCGCCCACGCGGGCTGGGAGACGGCCACCACGCTGGTGCCGAGCCCGCTCGACGCCCATCTGCTGGCGACCGTGCGCGCGCTCGACCCGGCGCCCGCCCCCGGTGACCTGGCCGCGCTGCACCCGGCGATCGGCCGCCGCCGCTCCAGCCGCTCCCCGTTCTCCGCCGAAGCGGTGCCCGAGGACGTCCGGGCGGGCCTGCGCGAGGCCGCGCGGGCGGAGGGCGCGCGGCTGCTGTTCCCCGACGCCTGGCACGTGGAGACGGTGTTGGAGCTGGTGCGCGACGCCGAGGGACGCGAGGCCCCGTACGCGGCCGACCCCGGTGCGGCCGACGAGACGGCGCGCTGGACGCGCGTCGAGGGCGCCCGGGCCGGCGTCGAGGGCGTTCCGCCGTACGCCTTCGGGCCCCGCAAGTACGACGGGCGGGCTCCGGTACGCGACTTCGCCGGCCAGCGGGAGGTGCCCGGTCGGGGCGCCGCGACCTTCGAGGCGGCGCCCCAGCTCGCCCTGCTCGGCACCGAGTCCGACCGGCCGGTCGACTGGTTGCGCGCGGGCCAGGCCCTGGAGCGGGTGCTGCTCCGGGCCACCCTCGACGGCCTGGCCACCTCGCTGACCTCGCACCCGCTGGAGTGGTCCGACCTGCGCTGGGCCGCGCGCGACCCGCTGTCCGCCATGGGCCAGGTGCACATGGTGCTGCGGCTGGGCTACGGCCCGACCGGCCCGAGCACGCCCCGGCGCCCGATGGCCGAGGTGCTCGCCATCGTGCCCTGAGGCGCGCGGCCTGACCCGCGCGGCCTGAGGCGGGGGCGTGCGGCGGGGCGCGGGCGAGCGGCCTCGCCGCCCGGCGCGCGCCCCGTCCGGCACACGCCCCGCCCGCCGGCGGCCGGCCGTCGCGGTCAGTCGCCCCGCTCCCCCGCCGCCAGTTGCCGCACGGCCAGGTTCAGCTTCACCACGTTCACGTGCGGCTCGCCCAGGAAGCCGACCAGGCGGCCCTCGGTGTGCCGCTCGACCAGGCGTTGTACGGCCTGCCGGGGCAGCCCGTGCTCCCTGGCCACCCGGTCCACCTGGAGGTCCGCGTAGGCCGGTGAGATGTGCGGGTCGACGCCGGAGGCGGAGGCGGTGAGCGCGTCGACCGGCACGTCGCGCTGGGGGACGCCGTTGAACTCGGCCACCGCGGCGCGGCGAGCGATGATCGAGTCCCTGAGCACCTTGCTGTCGGCGGCGAGGTTGGAGGCGCCGGAGACGGTGAGGGAGTAGCGGGTGTTGTAGACGTTCTCGCCGGCCGCCGACGGGCGGGGCTGGAACCACCTGGGGTCGGGCAGCGGGTTGCCGTCCTTGTCCTTGGCGTCGAGCGTGAAGCTCTGCCCGATCAGTTCGGAGCCGACGACCTTCCCGTTCTCCTTGATCTTCGAGCCGTTGGCCTGGTCGGGGAAGAGGGCCTGGGCGATGCCGGTGACCGCCAGCGGATACAGCACGCCGCACACCAGGGTCAGCACCAGCAGGGCTCGCAGCCCCGCCGTCGCCAGGCGGGTCATGCCGCGGAGGGATGAGTTCATGAGTGTCACCCGATGCCAGGGATGAGGGAGATGAGCAGGTCGATGAGTTTGATGCCGACGAAGGGGGCGACCAGACCGCCGAGGCCGTAGACGGCGAGGTTGCGGCGGAGCATCTGGTCGGCGCTCATCGGCCGGTAGCGCACGCCGCGCAGCGACAGCGGCACCAGCGCGATGATGATCAGCGCGTTGAAGATCACCGCCGACAGGATCGCGGACTGCGACGAGGCGAGCCGCATGACGTTGAGGGTGTCCAGGCCCTCGTAACCGGCGACGCCGGCGAACATCGCCGGGATGATCGCGAAGTACTTGGCGACGTCGTTGGCGATCGAGAAGGTGGTCAGCGCGCCACGGGTGATCAGCAACTGCTTGCCGATCTCCACGATCTCGATGAGCTTGGTGGGGTTGGAGTCCAGGTCCACCATGTTCCCGGCCTCCTTGGCGGCCGAGGTGCCGGTGTTCATCGCCACGCCCACGTCCGCCTGGGCCAGCGCGGGGGCGTCGTTGGTGCCGTCGCCGGTCATCGCGACCAGTTGGCCACCGGCCTGCTCCCGCTTGATCAGCGCCATCTTGTCCTCGGGCGTGGCCTCGGCGAGGAAGTCGTCCACGCCCGCCTCGTCGGCGATGGCCTTGGCGGTCAGCGGGTTGTCGCCGGTGATCATGACGGTCTTGATGCCCATCCGGCGCAGCTCGTCGAACCGCTCCCGCATGCCCTCCTTGACGACGTCCTTCAGGTGGATGACGCCGAGCACCCGCGGCCCGTCGACGTCGTCGACGGCGACCAGCAGCGGGGTACCGCCCGCCGCGGAGATGCCGTCCACCTTCTCCCGCGCGTCCGGGGACACGCTGCCGCCGCGCTCGACCACCCAGCCGGTGACGGCCGCCGCCGCGCCCTTGCGGACCCGGCGCACCGCGCCGTCGTCGTCGGTGAGGTCCACGCCCGACATCCGGGTCTGCGCGGTGAAGGGCACGAACGTGGCGTGACCCAGCTCCCCCTCGTGCCGGGCCCGCAGCCCGTACCGCTCCTTGGCCAGCACGACGACGGAGCGCCCCTCGGGCGTCTCGTCGGCCAGCGACGAGAGCTGCGCCGCGTCGGCCAGCTCCGTCTCGCGCACGCCGTCCACCGGCACGAACCGGTCCGCCTGCCGGTCGCCCAGCGTGATGGTGCCGGTCTTGTCGAGCAGCAGGGTGGACACGTCGCCCGCGGCCTCGACCGCGCGTCCCGACATGGCGAGCACGTTGCGCTGCACCAGGCGGTCCATGCCCGCGATGCCGATGGCGGACAGCAGCGCCCCGATGGTGGTCGGGATCAGGCACACGAGCAGCGCGGCCAGCACGATCATGTCCTGTCGCGCGCCCGCGTACGTCGCGAACGGCTGCAGGGTGACCACGGCGAGCAGGAAGACGATGGTGAGCGAGGCCAGCAGGATGTTCAGCGCGATCTCGTTCGGCGTCTTCTGCCGGGCCGCGCCCTCCACCAGGTTGATCATGCGGTCGATGAACGTCTCGCCCGGCTTGGTGGTGATCTGGATGACGACGCGGTCGGAGAGCACCTTCGTGCCGCCCGTGACGGCCGACCTGTCGCCGCCGGACTCGCGGATGACCGGGGCCGACTCGCCGGTGATGGCCGACTCGTCCACGGAGGCGACGCCCTCGACCACGTCACCGTCGCCGGGGATGATGTCGCCCGCCTCGCAGACCACCAGGTCCCCGACGCGCAGCTCGGTCCCGGGCACCTGCTCCTCGGCGGCGCCGGGGCCGGTGGTGGCCAGGCGGCGGGCGACGGTGTCGGTCTTGGCCTTGCGCAACGTGTCGGCCTGCGCCTTGCCGCGCCCCTCGGCGACGGCCTCGGCCAGATTGGCGAAGAGCACGGTCAGCCACAGCCAACCGGCGATGGTCCAGCCGAACCAGTCGCCGGGATCGGCTATGGCGAGCACGGTGGTGAGGATCGAGCCGACCTCGACGACGAACATGACGGGCGCCTTGACCTGCACCCGCGGGTCGAGCTTGCGCAACGCCTCGGGCAGCGAGCGCAGCAGTTGGCCCGCGTCGAAGAGGCCGCCGGCGACGCGCCCGGGCTCCGCGTGCTCGCCCGGCGCCGCGGGGCCGCCCGTCGCCGGGCGGGTGGTGGTGGCAGTGGGCATGGCTTCCTCGGGAAGGTCGGTCGTGATGGGTGTGCGGCTCATGCCAGGCCCTCCGCCAGCGGTCCGAGGGCGAGCGCGGGGAAGAAGGTGAGCCCGGTGATGATCAGGATCGCGCCCACCAGGAGCCCGGCGAACAGCGGCTGCTCGGTGCGCAGGGTGCCCGCCGTCTTCGGTACGGGCTGCTGCTCGGCCAGCGAACCGGCCAGGGCGAGGACGAAGACCATCGGTAGGAACCGGCCGAGCAGCATGGCCAGGCCGATCGTGGTGTTGTACCACTGCGTGTTGGCGTTCAGCCCGGCGAAGGCCGAGCCGTTGTTGTTGGCGCCGGAGGTGAAGGCGTACAGGATCTCGGAGAAGCCGTGCGCGCCGCTGCCGTGCACGGAGTTCCCGGCGGTGTTGAGGACCGAGTCCGGCGGCGTGGCCAGGGCCAGCGAGGCGGCGGTGAAGCCGAGCACGAGGGTCGGGGTGACCAGGATGTAGCAGGCGGCGAACTTGATCTCGCGGGTGCCGATCTTCTTGCCCAGGTACTCGGGCGTACGGCCGACCATCAGGCCCGCGATGAACACCGCGATGACGGCCATGATCAGCATGCCGTACAGGCCGGAGCCCACACCGCCGGGGGCGATCTCACCCAGCATCATGCCGAGCAGGTCGAGGCCGCCGCCGAGGCCGGTGTTGGAGGAGTGGAAGGAGTTGACCGCGCCGGTGGAGGTCAGCGTGGTGGTCGCGGAGAACAGGGCGGAGCCCGCGACGCCGAACCGGGTCTCCTTGCCCTCCATGGCGCCGCCCGCCTCCTGGAGCGCCGCGCCACCGTGGTGGAACTCGGTCCACAGCATCAGCGCGGAGAAGCCGAGCCAGATCAGGCCCATCGTGCCGAGGATCGCGTAGCCCTGGCGCGTGCTGCCGACCATGCGGCCGAAGGTGCGGGTCAGCGAGACGGGGATGACCAGGATCAGGAAGATCTCGAAGAGGTTGGACAGGCCGTTGGGGTTCTCGAAGGGGTGCGCGGAGTTGGCGTTGAAGTAGCCGCCGCCGTTGGTCCCGAGTTCCTTGATCACCTCCTGGGAGGCGACCGCTCCGCCGTTGGTCTGCTGGACGCCGCCGTCGAACTGGCCGATCTCGTGGATGCCGGCGAAGTTCTGGATGACGCCGCAGGCGACCAGCACGAGCGCGCCGATGACGGCCATCGGGATCAGCACCCGGACCAGGCCGCGCACCAGGTCGGCCCAGAAGTTGCCGAGTTCGCCGGTGCGGGACCTGGCGAAGCCGCGGACCAGCGCGACGGCCACGGCGATGCCGACGGCGGCCGAGAGGAAGTTCTGCACCGCGAGCCCGCCGGTCTGTACGACGTGGCCCATCGACTGCTCGCCCGAGTAGGACTGCCAGTTGGTGTTGGCCACGAAGGAGGCGGCGGTGTTGAACGCCTGGTGCGGCGAGATGGAGGTGAAGCCGTACGAGAGCGGCAGGCTGCCCTGGACGCGCTGGAGCAGGTAGAGGAAGAGGACGCCGGCCAGCGAGAAGGCGAGGACCGAGCGCAGGTAGGCGGGCCAGCGCAGTTGCACGGACGGGTTGGCGCCGATGCAGCGGTAGATCCACTTCTCCACGCGGAGGTGCCGGGTGGAGCTGTAGACGGCGGCCAGGTAGTCGCCCAGAGGCCGGTGCACCAGGGCCAGCGCCCCGACGAGGGCGGCGAGCTGGAGCACTCCCGCGAGGACAGGACTCATGTCGAGCTCAGAACCTCTCCGGGAAGACGAGGGCGAGGACCAGGTAGCCCAGCAGGGCGACGGCCACGATCAGGCCGACGACGTTCTCGGCGGTCACAGCTTCGTCACCCCCTTGGCGACGAGTGCCACCAACGCGAAGACCGCGATCGTGGTGACGACGAAGGCCAGGTCGGCCATCGTGAGCTCCTAGAGGTTCGTAAAGCCGTTCGGACCCCTAGAGCAAACCCCCCGCAGAACACGTCGAGTCGTCCGTTGACGGCTCTCATACGGCCACCCGCGCCGCGTTGACGAATTCCCTACGCGCACCGCCACCACCTGCGCAAAAGCGGTGGGCTCCACTCCGCGAAACGGAGTGGAGCCCACCGCTGAAGGTCAGTTTCCGGCCATGACCTGGGCCGTGCTCGCGCGTTCCGGCTAGCGGACCTCGGTGATCTCGGGGCCGCGCTGGAGCTGGTCGACGCCGCCCGCGAACCGCGAGCCGGCCGCCTCGTCCTGCTGCACGCCACCCTCGGCGACCATCTGCGCGTCGTCGGGCAGCTTGAGGACGATCGGGTCGCGCGGGGCCATCGGCGACTCGCCGCGCACCACGACGGTGTCCCGGACGATCTGCTCAAGGAGCCCGGCCGCCTCGGGCTGGACCGCGCCTTGGCCCGAGATCACGCCGCGCAGGAACCAGCGCGGCCCGTCCACGCCGACGAACCGCACGAGCTGCACGCCGTTGGTGCCGTCCGGCAGCTGCACCGGGACCTGGGCCCGCAGCTCCCAGCCGAGCGGGCCCTCGACCTCGTCGATGACGCCGCCCTGCTGGGTGATGCCGCTGGCGATCTCCTCGCGCACCTCGCGCCAGATGCCCTCGTTCTTGGGGGCGGCGAAGCCCTGCAACTGCACCGCGCTGTCCCGCAGCACGACGGTCGCGGCGACGATCGAGTCCCCGGCGACCTCGACCCGCAGCTCCATGCCCTCGACCCCGGGCACGAACAGCCCGCCGAGGTCCACGCGACCCTCACCGGGGTTGCTGACCTCGGAGATGTCCCACGGTCCGTCGGGGCGCGGCGCGGGCGGCAGGCTTACCTGCTCCGCCTCCGTGGCCGAGTCGTCGGCCACGTCGTCCGCCGTGTCCTCGGCCAACTCCTCGGCGGCCACGCCCTTGTCGACCTGGTCGACGGCGTCCTCACTGCGCTTGCGTCGACGTCCGAACACGTCACTGTCCTTCCCGGTCGGCACCGACCGAAGAGTATCCATTCCCACCCGATGAGCCGCCCACCGCGGCATGGCCCCCCGTGGACCCGAAGCCCCCGTCGGCGCGCGCCGAGCCGGGAAGCTCCACCACCTCGTGGAAGCGCACCTTCTCCACCTGCTGGACGATGAGCTGGGCGACCCGGTCGAACCGCTCGAACCGCACGCTCTCGCGCGGGTCCAGATTGACCACGATCACCTTGATCTCCCCACGGTACCCGGCATCCACCGTGCCCGGAGCATTCACCAGGGCGACACCGCAGCGTGCGGCGAGCCCCGAACGGGGGTGCACGAACGCCGCGTACCCGTCCGGGAGCGCGATGGACACCCCGGTGGGCAGCACCGCGCGCTCGCCGGGGGCGAGTTCGGCCGCCTCGGTGGTGACCAGATCCGCCCCGGCGTCGCCGGGATGCCCGTAGGCGGGGAGCGGAACCGACGGGTCCACCCGTCGGATCAGGACGTCTACGGGCTCACGGCTCACGGATTCACCTCGAAGGCACGCGCGACCTTGATCTGGTCCGGGTCGGAGAGGGCCGCGTTGATCTCTTCCGGCCGGCCGTTCTCGATGAAGTGGTCCACCTTCACCTCGATGAACAGGGCGTCCGCGCGGACGGCGACCGGCCCGTCGGGCCCGCCGATCCGACCGGTCGCCGTGGAGTAGATCTTGCGCCCGTGCACCGCCACCACGTGGGCGTCCAGGTACAACTCGGTGTCGACCGGCACCGGGCGTACGAAGTCGGTCTCCAGGCGCCCGGTCACCGCGATCACCCGCAGCAGCCAGCCGAGCGAGCCCAGCGTCTCGTCCAGGGCCGTGGCCAGCACCCCGCCGTGCGCGAGCCCGGGGGCGCCCTGGTGGGCCTGCTTGACCGT includes these proteins:
- a CDS encoding DUF4118 domain-containing protein codes for the protein MARGKLRIYLGAAPGVGKTYAMLSEGHRRAERGTDLVVGFVEDHGRPRTEVMLHGLEAVPRRELTYRDATFTEMDVDAVLARRPAVALVDELAHTNVPGSRNAKRWQDVEELLQAGIDVISAVNIQHLESLGDVVESITGVRQRETVPDEVVRRADQIELVDMSPQALRRRMAHGNIYAPDKVNAALSNYFRPGNLTALRELALLWTADRVDEYLQQYRSEHRIRSTWQARERIVVGLTGGPEGRTLIRRASRMAAKGSGSEVLAVYIARSDGLTSASPKELAVQRTLVEDLGGTFHHVIGEDVPSALLEFARGVNATQIVLGSSRRKTWQYVFGPGVGATVARESGPDLDVHIVTHSEVAKGRGLPLARGARLGRSRILAGWLTGVGGPALLTLLLTALHDGPGLANDVLLFLFLTVLAALLGGLLPALASAAVGSMLLNFYFTPPRHTLTVQDPKNLVAIVIFFAVAVAVASVVDLAARRTHQAARLRAESEILSYLAGSVLRGETSLEALLERVRETFGMESVALLERESDTAPWTCAGSAATPAAPTADDEPAATREGADPSREGAPAPGAAAPGARVPLRPEDADVDMPVGDHLALALNGRVLPAEDRRVLAAFAAQAAVVLDRQRLMGEAEQARELAEGNRIRTALLAAVSHDLRTPLAGIKAAVTSLRSDDVAWSDEDEAELLAGIEDGADRLDHLVGNLLDMSRLQTGTVTPLIREIDLDEVVPMALGGVPEGSVTLDIPEELPMVAVDPGLLERSVANIVENAVKYSPPGQPVLVAASALGNRVEVRVADRGPGVPDSAKDRIFEPFQRYGDVPRGAGVGLGLAVARGFAEAMGGTLTAEDTPGGGMTMVLTLSTAAGRPPAVPDLPAQVTS
- a CDS encoding GNAT family N-acetyltransferase, coding for MADVRVTHTSGLDSTALAAVRALLDDAFDGDFDDADWDHTVGGMHALLWEGSELIAHGAVVQRRLLHGGRALRAGYVEGVAVRADRRGVGKGTAVMAALGPVLRGGYEVGALSAADGADIFYQRLGWQRWQGRTSVLSPSGVRRTEEDDESTFVLPLGAPLDLSGELTCDWREGDVW
- a CDS encoding ABC transporter ATP-binding protein, yielding MSEQTLQRADMVRVRDLRRTYGSGPAAVHALRGVSFDVPRGELVALKGRSGSGKTTLLNLIGGLDTPDAGEILVDDTDVVGLGESGLLQLRRDRIGFVFQSFGLIPILSAAENVGVPMRLRKAPAAEREERVALLLSLVGLADHAEQRPGELSGGQQQRVAIARALANRPALLIADEPTGQLDAETGLAVMELLRAVVRSEGVTALVATHDANLLGLADRVLELSDGHITEDRNQTG
- a CDS encoding 2-hydroxyacid dehydrogenase is translated as MDVLAFGVLADERPLLETALGDRLGVRCLETFLSRDTAAVAEGHEIVSSGVNDVLDADVLTTLAAGGTRLITQRSTGYNNIDLARARELGLTVARVAHYSPYAVAEFAWALALAVNRRTVRAVGRTREFDFRLTGLMGWDFHGRTAGVLGTGQIGTAFARVAHGFGMRLLGWDVAENPECRALGMTYVDRERLFAEADLISLHVPLLPETHHLVDAAALARMKDGAILINTGRGGLIDAPALVNTLKRGRLDGVGLDVYEEEAGVFYVDHSMEAMPDDVLARLMTFRNVLITSHQAYFTRDAVRQIIAATAGNIEDYLAGRVGENVLVAG
- a CDS encoding nitroreductase family protein is translated as MSAQPLTDASVTELVREATAAPSLHNAQPWRFVYRTTERLFEVHHDPERAMPHLDPDGRAQHLGCGAALFNLRVALAHAGWETATTLVPSPLDAHLLATVRALDPAPAPGDLAALHPAIGRRRSSRSPFSAEAVPEDVRAGLREAARAEGARLLFPDAWHVETVLELVRDAEGREAPYAADPGAADETARWTRVEGARAGVEGVPPYAFGPRKYDGRAPVRDFAGQREVPGRGAATFEAAPQLALLGTESDRPVDWLRAGQALERVLLRATLDGLATSLTSHPLEWSDLRWAARDPLSAMGQVHMVLRLGYGPTGPSTPRRPMAEVLAIVP
- the kdpC gene encoding potassium-transporting ATPase subunit KdpC, which encodes MNSSLRGMTRLATAGLRALLVLTLVCGVLYPLAVTGIAQALFPDQANGSKIKENGKVVGSELIGQSFTLDAKDKDGNPLPDPRWFQPRPSAAGENVYNTRYSLTVSGASNLAADSKVLRDSIIARRAAVAEFNGVPQRDVPVDALTASASGVDPHISPAYADLQVDRVAREHGLPRQAVQRLVERHTEGRLVGFLGEPHVNVVKLNLAVRQLAAGERGD